In Mycolicibacter virginiensis, the DNA window CAAGCAGTTCGCCGACGCCGGGGTGACCGATCTGTCGGTGCGGCTGCTGCCGATCGGCGACACCCGTGATGAGCTGATCGCCTCCAAGTACCGCACCCGCGAGGTGATCGCCGAACTCGCCAAGGCGGTCTAGGTGAGCGGACCGCTCGCGGGGATCCGCATCCTCGAAGTGGGGGTGATGCTGGCCGGCCCGTACGCCACCATGCTGCTGGCCGACCTCGGCGCCGAGGTCATCAAGATCGAACCGCCGGGCGGGGAGATCTCCCGCCAGGTCGGCCCGAGCTACTTCGCCAGCCTCAACCGCAACAAGACCAGCGTCCAGCTGGATCTGGCATCCGAGGCCGGACAGGCGCGGCTGGGGGAGCTCGTTGCCGAATCCCATGCGCTGCTGGTGAATATGAAACCGTCGGTGATCAAGCGACTAGGACTGACCTACGAGGCGCTGTCGCACTTCAATCCGAAGATCGTCTGCGTTGCGCTGACCGGGTTCGGCCTGGATGGCGGTGACGAGCCGGCCTTCGACTACGTGATCCAGGCCGCCACCGGGATCGCGGCGATGACCGGCGACCCGGATGCGCCGCCGACCCTGCCGGGCTACTCCTCGGCCGACAACTCCACCGGGCTCACGGCGGCACTGGGACTGCTGGCGCAGATCGTCAGCGGCCGCGGCGGGCAGGTGGAGGTGTCGCTGCTGGATGTGATGCTGTCGCAACTGAACTACCGCGCGTCGGCCTATCTCAACGACGGCGTCGAACCCCAGCGTCACCCGCACGGAGCGCACTCGTATTACGTACCCGCACAACTTTTCCCGACCGCTCAGGGGTATCTGGCGTTGTTCGTCACCCATGACGGGTTCTGGAAGTCGTTCGCCACGGAAGCTGGTTTAGGGGCCGGCATCGACGGTTTCACCACGATGGCCGAACGTGCGGCCCGCCGTGACGAGGTGCTGGCGGTGGTTACCGCCGCGCTTGCCGGCGACACCGCGGCGGGCTGGGAGGCGCGGTTGCGCCCGCTGGGCATCCCGGCGGCGGCGGTGCGCACGCTGCCCGAGGCGTTGAAGGAACATCCCGAAATGGTCGTCACCGCAGGCGATTTCCGGCTGATTGGCAGCCCGATCCGGGTCGCCGGGTACGAACCGTCCTACCGGCCGCCGCCGGCTTTGGGCGATTAGCGCTCCGGCGCCGGCTCAGATCGTGACGATCGATGCCGACGCCGTGCCCGGTGCGCCGTAGACCTGCGCGAATCCCACCTTCGGGCCCCCGGGCACCTGCCGGTCACCGGCCTGGCCGCGCAGCTGTAGCACCAACTCGTGCAGCTGTCGCAGTCCCGAGGCGCCGATCGGTTCGCCGTTGGCGATCAGCCCGCCGTCGGTGTTGACCGGCAGTGACCCGCTGATCTCGGTCGCGCCGTCGGCGAGCAGCTTCTCCTGGTCGCCGTCGGCGCAGAAGCCGCACTCGGCCATGTGGATGATCTCGGCGCCGGCGTCGGTGTCCTGCAACTGGACCACGTCGACGTCTTCTGGTGTCACGCCGGCCTTTTCGAAGGCAGCCCGGGCGGCGTAGACCGTCGGTGACACGTCCTCGGTGATCGGAGCCGACGTCGCGTGTACCTCGTAGGCGCCGTAGGTGCGGGTGCGGATCTCGGTGGCCTGCAGGTAGACCGGCTTACCGCTGAAACGGTGTGCGATGTCGGCGCGACACATGACCACTGCGGCCGCACCCTCATCCGGTGCGCAGAACATGAACTGAGTGAGCGGGTAATTCAGCACCGTCGAGTCGAGGATGGCGTCCTCGGACATCGGCTTGCGCCGAAATGCGTTGGGGTTCAATGCGCCGTTGCGGAAGTTCTTGGCGGCGACCTTGGCGAGCGTGCGCTGGGAGATGCCGTGGTCGTGCAGGTAGCGGTTGGCTTTCATGCCGAAGAACTTGGTGGTGACGAACTGACCGTTCTCGGCGTACCAGGCCGGCAGGGCCAGCTTGGCCGGGTCGTCGGTGAACGCGCCGCGGGGGTGCTTGTCCATGCCGATCGCGATGCCGATGTCGTATTTGCCGGACCGGATGTTGTCGGCGCAGACCTGGGTGGCGGTGGCCGCGGTGGCGCAAGCGTTGAACACGTTGGTGAACGGGATGCCGGTCAGGCCGACCAGCCGTGTGACCGCATCGGGATTGGAGATCTCGTAGCTGCCGCCCACACCGAACTGGATGTCCTTCCACTGCGCCCCGGCATCGGCCAGGGCCAGGTGGATCGCCTCGGCGCCCATCTGCATCGCTGACTTGTCGAAGCGGCCGAAGGGGTGCAGGCCGACCCCGATGATCGCCACATCGTTGTTCGCTACCGTCATTGTCCAGGTCTCCTTAGACGGGCTGGAATGCCCAGGTGAGAATCTCGGTTCCGTCGTCGTCGACATAGAACGGCACCATGGTCAGTTCGACGTTCATGCCGAATTTCAGCTTGGCGGGGTCGGATTCGGTCAGGCGAGCCTCGACCTGGACCACGTCGCCGAGTCGGACCAGCCCCACTCCGTAGGGAGCGAAGCCCTCAGCGGTCTCGCCGCCGGCATAGGGCAGCTTCGGGACGAAGCCCTGAGTGGTCCAGGCCTCCAAGGTGCCTTGGCGGGGCAGCAACAGGTCCTGCATCTGCGGGCCGCTGCATCGCGGGCAGTGATCCTGGCGGGGCCACACGGTGGCTTGGCAATCCGCGCAGTGGCTGCCGATCAGGGCCAGGTTCTCGTCGGGCCAATTCGTGACGTCGGGAGCGAGGGCCTTACGCATCGGCGGCGGTCTTCCAGGCGGACACGCACAAAGTGGAAATCACATTCTCGATTAGAGCATACGTGCGTACTGCTAGGGAAGTCTGAACGGGCCCTCCGGGGCGTGCGGCGGCGGTACCGGTTGCGCGAGGGTGCGCGGAATGTCAGTTTCTTGCGGCGTGTCGCGTGCAAACACGCACGCTCGCGTTAGAGAAGCAGGGGCTACTTGGCGAGGCCGTGGGCGCAGAAGTCCCAGACCTCATCGGCGGTGATCGGGTGGGCCGCCGGATCGTCCGATTCGGCACTGGACTGTGCCACGAACATGACGGTCTGCATGATCATGGCCGCCATCCGCCGGGCGTTGACGCCCTTGCGCAGCTCACCGGCCGCGTCGGCGGCTTCCATCAGTTCGGTGAGCAGCGTCAACAGCGGGGTGAAGGCCACCCGCACTTCGGTGGGATGGGAGACCAGCAGGCGCGGCGCGAAATCGGTGAACAGCGGCCGCTTGGCCGAGGGGTCCGGTCGGGACAGCTCGAAGAGCAGCTCGACCGCCACCTTCAGCTGCTCCAGCGGCTTGCTCTGGCCCTCGGTGGCGGCACGGATCTGGTCGGAGGTGCGCACCAGGGCGTCTTCGAAGAGTGCCAACAGCAGCTCGTGCTTGCCGTTGAACTGCAGGTAGAAGCTGCGCAGCGACTGCCGGGAGCGTTCGACGACCTCTTGGACGGTGAAGTCGGTGCTGCCCTTTTCGATGATGATGGCTTGGGCTGCGTCCAGGAAGCGCTGAACGCGCTGGGCGGCCCGCAACCGGGCGGTCTTGATCGACCGCTCGACCGCCCGCTGCTTCCAGACGGGCTCTTCTTCCGGGTTACTCACCAGCGGCTCCGATGGTTGCCTTTTTGGGAGAACACGAATGCACCCTACCGGAGAACAGGCCCGGATTGACGTGGGCTGTCGTGGCGCTGCCATCCCGGTGGGGAAGATGGTAACTTTCCTAGCATGAGAAGGGCATTCTCATCAGTTGTCGGCGCAACCTGAAGGACGCTCATGTACATCGACTACGAGGTCGCCGATCGGATCGCGACGATCACGCTGAACCGGCCCGACGCCGCCAACGCCCAGAACACCGAGTTGCTCGACGAACTCGACGCGGCCTGGACGCGTGCCGCCGACGACGATGACGTCGCCGTCATCGTGTTGCGCGCCAACGGCAAACACTTCTCCGCCGGTCACGACCTCAAGGGCGGCGGCCCGGTGCCGGACAAGATCACCCTGGAGTTCATCTACAAGCACGAGTGCAAGCGCTACCTGGAGTACACGCTGCGCTGGCGCAATGTGCCCAAGCCGTCGATCGCCGCGGTGCAGGGCCGCTGCATCTCCGGTGGGCTGATGCTGTGCTGGCCCTGCGATCTGATCATCGCCGCCGACGACGCGCAGTTCTCCGACCCGGTGGTGCTGATGGGCATCGGCGGCGTCGAATACCACGGGCACACCTGGGAACTGGGGCCACGCAAAGCCAAGGAGATGCTGTTCACCGGTCGGGCCATGACCGCGCAGGAAGCCGAGCAGACCGGCATGGTCAACCGGGTGGTGCCGCGTGAGCAGCTGGACGCCGAGACCCGCCAGCTCGCCGAGCACATCGCCACCATGCCCTCGTTCGCACTGCGCCAGGCCAAACGTGCGGTCAACCAGACCCTCGACGTGCAGGGTTTCCATTCGGCGATCCAGTCCGCGTTCGACATCCACGAAACCGGGCACGGCAACGCGCTGTCGGTGTGCGGATGGCCGATTCTGGTGAACCTGGACGAGATGAAGTCTCAGGTCAAATAGTCACTCCGCCGGATCCGGCCTCACGGTTTGGTTCGCGGGGAATCTAACGATTGAGGCGAGCGGCGCCGCATGGCACCGTGGTACCCACATGTACCGACGGTGTGGAAGGTGTTGGAGTGGCCGAGAAGACGACCGAACCGGTGCGGCTGCCGCCGGTAGCGCCGATCCCGAAGCCGCTGGCGGCACTGCTGTTTCTGACCGCTCGCAAGACCGCGATGCGGGCATTGGGGAAACGCTACGGTGGCGCGTTCTCGCTGCGCCTGCCGATCGTCGGACATGCGGTGGTGCTCAGCGATCCGGTATTGGTCAAAAGCTTGTTCACCACCCATAGCGACCTAGTGGGTCGACCCGGCAATCTAGGGGCGGTCTTAGGGCCGGGTTCGACCTTCAGTCTGAACGGTGCCCCGCACCTTCGGCGCCGCAAACTGTTGGTGCCGCCGTTTCACGGCAAACGGATGAGTGGCTACGAATCCATCGTCGAAGAGGAGGTGCTGCGCGAGATCACAACGTGGCCGCAAGGCCGCGAATTCGCCACCCAACCATCGATGATGCGCATCACGCTCAATGTGATCCTGCGTGCCGTATTCGGTGCTCAAGGAGCCGAGTTCGACGAATTGCGCCAGGTGCTGCCGACTTTGGTGGCGTTGGGGTCGCGGTTGGCGGTGCTGCCACCGCGGGCCCGACGCGACTTTGGCCGGCTGAGCCCGGGCGGGCGCTACCGCGACTATCGGCGACGCTACGACGCGTTGA includes these proteins:
- a CDS encoding CaiB/BaiF CoA transferase family protein encodes the protein MSGPLAGIRILEVGVMLAGPYATMLLADLGAEVIKIEPPGGEISRQVGPSYFASLNRNKTSVQLDLASEAGQARLGELVAESHALLVNMKPSVIKRLGLTYEALSHFNPKIVCVALTGFGLDGGDEPAFDYVIQAATGIAAMTGDPDAPPTLPGYSSADNSTGLTAALGLLAQIVSGRGGQVEVSLLDVMLSQLNYRASAYLNDGVEPQRHPHGAHSYYVPAQLFPTAQGYLALFVTHDGFWKSFATEAGLGAGIDGFTTMAERAARRDEVLAVVTAALAGDTAAGWEARLRPLGIPAAAVRTLPEALKEHPEMVVTAGDFRLIGSPIRVAGYEPSYRPPPALGD
- a CDS encoding Zn-ribbon domain-containing OB-fold protein, which translates into the protein MRKALAPDVTNWPDENLALIGSHCADCQATVWPRQDHCPRCSGPQMQDLLLPRQGTLEAWTTQGFVPKLPYAGGETAEGFAPYGVGLVRLGDVVQVEARLTESDPAKLKFGMNVELTMVPFYVDDDGTEILTWAFQPV
- a CDS encoding enoyl-CoA hydratase: MYIDYEVADRIATITLNRPDAANAQNTELLDELDAAWTRAADDDDVAVIVLRANGKHFSAGHDLKGGGPVPDKITLEFIYKHECKRYLEYTLRWRNVPKPSIAAVQGRCISGGLMLCWPCDLIIAADDAQFSDPVVLMGIGGVEYHGHTWELGPRKAKEMLFTGRAMTAQEAEQTGMVNRVVPREQLDAETRQLAEHIATMPSFALRQAKRAVNQTLDVQGFHSAIQSAFDIHETGHGNALSVCGWPILVNLDEMKSQVK
- a CDS encoding thiolase family protein — its product is MTVANNDVAIIGVGLHPFGRFDKSAMQMGAEAIHLALADAGAQWKDIQFGVGGSYEISNPDAVTRLVGLTGIPFTNVFNACATAATATQVCADNIRSGKYDIGIAIGMDKHPRGAFTDDPAKLALPAWYAENGQFVTTKFFGMKANRYLHDHGISQRTLAKVAAKNFRNGALNPNAFRRKPMSEDAILDSTVLNYPLTQFMFCAPDEGAAAVVMCRADIAHRFSGKPVYLQATEIRTRTYGAYEVHATSAPITEDVSPTVYAARAAFEKAGVTPEDVDVVQLQDTDAGAEIIHMAECGFCADGDQEKLLADGATEISGSLPVNTDGGLIANGEPIGASGLRQLHELVLQLRGQAGDRQVPGGPKVGFAQVYGAPGTASASIVTI
- a CDS encoding TetR/AcrR family transcriptional regulator; the encoded protein is MSNPEEEPVWKQRAVERSIKTARLRAAQRVQRFLDAAQAIIIEKGSTDFTVQEVVERSRQSLRSFYLQFNGKHELLLALFEDALVRTSDQIRAATEGQSKPLEQLKVAVELLFELSRPDPSAKRPLFTDFAPRLLVSHPTEVRVAFTPLLTLLTELMEAADAAGELRKGVNARRMAAMIMQTVMFVAQSSAESDDPAAHPITADEVWDFCAHGLAK